A stretch of DNA from Bacillus sp. NP157:
GGAGCGCACCGACAAGTACGCGTCCATCGGCACCGCCTTCGCCATCGGCGACAACCGCTTCGTGACTGCCCTGCACGTGTTTGCCGACGGCATCGGCAGCCTGCGGGGCCCGCTTTCGCTACGCGACGAACAGGGCCACGTGTACGCCGTGGACAAGGTGCTGCGCTTCTCACCGCAGCAGGATTTCGTCGAGTTCAGCCTGGTCCAGCCACCCAGGGTGCAACCGCTCGAGGTAGAAGCGTCCCCGGGCACCAACGAGAGCGTGTTCGCCGTGGGCAATGCACTTGGCACGGGCGTCGTCCTGCGCGATGGCCTGTACACCTCCGACACGCCCGAGGAAGTGGATGGCCGCTGGAAGTGGATCCGCTTCTCGGCGCCGGCGTCGCCGGGCAACAGCGGCGGCCCGCTGATCGATGAGAAGGGCAAGGTCATCGGCGTCGTCCTGCGCAAGTCGCCCAGTGAAAACCTGAACTACGCGCTGCCCATCCATTACGTGCTGGATGCCTCGGACAAGGAAGCCGTGGTGGACCTGCCGCAGGATTTCGGCGTGGCCTACAGCACGGAAACCCGCCACTCGCGCCTGCACGACAGCGTCGCGCTACCGCTGACCCAGGCGGCCTTCAACACCCGCCTCGCCACGATGGTCGATACCTCGCTGGCGAAGGAATCGCAGGCGTGGTTGAAGGAACGCGCCGCTACGCTTTATCCGCAGGGCGTCAAATCGCACGACCTGCTCACCCGCATTGCCTGGACGGGTAGCACCCCGGCGCTGATCAGCCAGGACAGCGCCGGCACCTGGGTTCGTCCGGCGGACGACAGTGCCGAGCGCTCGCCGCTGTCGAACAAGGGCTATATCGACCACACCGCGCAGAACGACGTCGTGCTGTGGCATATCCACTCCGAGGCCGACGCACCGGCGATCACCGGTGGCCGCGCCGTCATGGACCCCTTCCTGACCCTGGGTTTCGTCACCCGTAAGGTGGGCCAGGAGCGGATCAAGGTCACCTCCCTCGGCGACCCCGCCTCGACGGAGACCTTTACTGACCGGCTGGGCCGCACCTGGCACGCCGACGCGTTCAGCGTGCCCTTCCTCAATGCGTACCTGCTCATGGTGACCACGCCCGTCCCCGACGGCGCGGTGGGCATGCTGAAGGTGTCGATGGCCAAGGATAAATTCGAGCACGCGTTGCAGATGCGGCTGATGACGGACATGGAAGACGTCGCCTACACCGGCACGCTCGCCCAGTGGCAGGCCTTCCTGGCCCATGGCGCACCCGCGTCCGTGCTGAAGAACGCCACGCTGGGCCACGATGGCCAGGGTGTGACACTGGCCATCGACGGCCTGCGCGCCCGCTGGCCCGCCAGCCTGGTGCCTGCCGGCACGCGCACCGACGTGGCGATGGCCAGCGGCTGGACGATGGAAGACGGCAAGGCCGAGCTGCATGTCGAACGCCTGGCGCTAAGCCAGGAGGATTCACCCAACGCGGTGGTTTACCTCGACAGGTACGAACGTCCCTTCGATGATTCGTCGCAAGCCGCCAACGATGTCTGGAACGACGTGGTGAAACACGCGCATCCCCGCGACGGCAAGCCGTATGAATCCGACGAGTGGCGCCTGATCACCCGTGTCTACGATCCGGCCCAGCCGCAGTCGGCGAGCCATGTGTATACGCTGGGCTACGGCCTGCGCGACAAGACCAGCGATGACGACATGAAGGCGCGACTGGCAGACGCGTCGCGTGGCACCGAGGTGCCGGGCGCGAAGGCGGCACCGGCAAACGCCACCGCCGCCGCAGCGCCGCCCAGCCCGTAACCGCCGTCGTGTTACCCCGGGGGCGCCGCTCAGGCGCCCTCGGCCACCACGCGATGGCGGCCGCGTTCCTTCGCCATGTACAGACGCCGGTCGGCACGGCTGAGGAAGCCCAACACGTCGTCGTCATCCTTCGGCACCAGCGTGTTCACGCCGGCACTCAGGGTCAGGCGCTTGCCGGTGCCCGAGCCGGCGTGCGGGATCAGCGCCTTGTCGACGAGATCCAGGCAGCGCCAGGCCAGCGCCATGGCCGTGGCTTCGTCGGTGTTCGGCAACAGCAAGACGAACTCTTCGCCGCCGAAACGGCAAAGCAGGTCGTCGCTGCCACGGACGATGCCCGACAACGCACTGGCCACCCGCTTCAGGCACTCGTCGCCTTCCAGGTGGCCGTAGCAATCGTTGTATTGCTTGAAGTAATCGATATCGAGCACGACCACGGACAACGACTGGCGCAGCGCCCGCGCGTCGCGCCAGCGCGCTTCCATCACCATGTCGAAACGGCGACGGTTGGCGACTCCGGTGAGGCCATCCTTGAACGAGAGTTCTTCGAGTTCGCGCTGCATGTCGAGCAGCTTTTCCTCGGTGCGCTTGCGCTCGCTGATATCGAACATGAAACCGATCAGCGCGTTCGGCGTGCCATCGTCGTTGCGCACCACGTGCACCACGTCGCGGATCCAGACGAACTCACCGTCCTTGCGCAGCGCGCGGTAGTCCGCTTCGTGGTCGATGCCCGCCTGCGACTGCGCGACGCAGAAATTGAAGACCCACTCGCGGTCTTCCGGGTGCATGCGATCGGCCCAGTCCTGCACGGTCTGCCAGGATTGCGGCGACCAGCCGAGCAGTTCTTCGATCTGCGGGCCGATGTAGGCAAAGCGCAGCGTGGCCCAGTCGATCTTCCAGGGAATGGCCCGGGTCGACTCCAGCAGGGTTCTGTAGACGCCGATGTCTTCGGCAAGGATGGCGTCGTCGATGCTCATGTCAGTGATCCGGTGATTCCAGTACGTGTTCCGCCAATGCGACGCCTTCGAGCGGCAAACCGGCCAGCATCTCGAGGATCGCGAGGGTTTCCTCGGGAGCCTCGGCCAGCGCCTCGCAGCCATCCGCAATAGTGACGTAAATCCGGGGCGCACCGCCCTTTTCGCCACGAACATTTTCCATCAGCCACATGACACTCTCGGGCAGGCTGCGGCGCAGCGCGGCATGGTCATAGCGGCCGCGCATGCCCGCCGGGCTGAGGAACAGCTTCTGCACGATGCTGGGGATCTCGCACCCACGCAGCACCGCCTGGCACGGCGCCGGGATAAAGAAGCCGGTGGCATCGACCAGCCCGATGTCCGCCACGGCATGACCGCTGACCGAACACGCGCCCGCGGCGAGGTCTCCCAGCGAAAGGTCCAGGAAGAATGGATCGATCTGTTTATGCCGGGCCACCCGCGCCCGCGCCACGGCCAGCGCATCTCGCGCCAGCCGCCCTGCGTCCCCACCTGACATCGCTAACCCCCACGGCCCCCCGGCCATGCCACTGAGTGTCTCACCATTATTTATCGGCTGGCGCGTGCCGGGCTTGAATGCCCGTCCTGTCGCGCAGGCGATGGCAGGGTCAGGCCCCGTCGCCCACGCACCAGGCCGTGGGTGGGCTGATCGCCTGGCTTTCGCTGGGGAGGACAGCACACGAGCGCGCGCGACCGCCCGGCGCGGTGAAGGCCTGCCAGAGCACGCTGCGGCCGTCGGCGAGGATCATCCAGGCTCGCTTATGCCCTTCCATGACAACGAAGGCATGGGCAAGCAGCGGTGAATCCGGCTGCACGTTCTTCAGTTTGCCCATCGCGTGCATCTGCTCGACGAACAAGGCGCGATCGGCGATTTCGTCGCCGTCGGAGGCGCCCGGTCGCTCGGTCGGCGTGTAGAACGCCCTGAAAACGCGGACCTCGCTCTTGCCGGCCGCTCGCTGCAGCGCGTCGCTGGCCGTCATCGTCGCCCAGCGCCGACCCACCTCGGCCATGTCGGCCGGGTCGATCCTGCCGCTGTGCAGGGGAATTCGCACGCCCAGCGCGAACTTGCCGGTGGTGTCCTTCGCCCGGAGATCGGCACGAAGGAAAGCATCGGGCGGGTTTGCAAAAGCGATGAGGTTGTCGAGGCGGAACGCCGTGCGAAGGTCGGCCACCGCTTCCGGCGCCTCGGCCTCGGCACGCAAGGCGCCAAGCTCCTCGCGGACGCCGCTGGCGATGTAACTGTCACCGCCCGGTGGTTTGGCCATGTCCATGAACCGGCTTCGGTTAGGCGAACCTTCCGGCAGGAGGTTGCCCACGGCGACCGGTAGCGCCGTGTCGAAGGTGGGCAGCTTGTCCGCATTTTCCCACGGTAGCAGCCACTGCATGCCCGAGGTCGAGCGATAGCTCACTCGGCGACCGTCGGCGAAGGTCGCCGACACGGTGACGAAGGGCTGGTCATCGATGGCGAAGCCAGGGAAGCCGCGGCTCACGGCGGCGCGAAGTACCGCGGGGTTGCGAAACCCATCGCGCCACGCGCGGATGCGCTGGCGAAAATCGTCCGTGGTCGCGCGTGGCAAGAGCTCGGCTTCCTTGCCATCAAGCCATGCCTGCATCCGGCCGGCGTCGATGTTCACGGCCGCAAGGTCGACACTTTCCAGCAGGGGCGCACGTAGCGCCGTGGCGAGCGCTTCCACCCGTGCCACGGGCACCGGCGCATCGACGCGGGTCGTGACCTCGTGCTTATAGGAGATCCCAGCGGTGCCACGCATCCGGTAGCCATCGCCTTCCCGGGTCACGCGCCACGTGGCGGTGTCCGGCACGTCGATGCCCAGGCCCCTCCATTCGTCCCTGATCTCCAGGGACACCAGTGCCAGCGAGCCCGACGCCACAGGCGTGGCGGATGCCGACGGCGGCGCGGCGCGAGGCACGCCCGCGGCGGGCGGCGACTTGCCACACGCCGCGACCATCCCGGCGATGCACAGCACCAGGATGACGCGGCCAGCGAAGCGCTGGGAACGTGGAATCAGGGCATTTCCGTAAACGCGGGCGGCTCCAGCGCGGCCCGTTCGAACTGCCGCAGGGCCATCGCGCCGCGCAGGGCATGCAGGAATGCCAGCCAGAGCAGGATGCCCACGATGACGCCGAACAGCGCGTTGGGCTGGGTGGTCCACTGCCAGATCTTCTCGAAAGTGAAAAGGATCAGGGAGATCCACGCCGCGACCAGCGAATGGCGATAAAGGAACACGCCGAGCACGGCGAAGATGGTGCCGTCGACCACCACCGAACCGGACGCACCGAGAGGCGCGGCATGGCCTGGACCGGAGAGGAGGATCCATGCACCGATGCCGATATTGACGACCGCGACGAAGGCGGCGGCGATCACCCCGCCCTTCATGGCCTGCTGGGCGTCGGCGCGATTGCCGAACGTCGGCCACAAACGATTATCCGAAAAATCCGACCTGCGAGACATGCTCACTCCTCTTTCCCTGGTCCGGACGCATGCGACGACGCACGACCCTTGGCGTCGTTGGGTGGTTGGTCCGTTAGCCCCCTGTGCGCCCATGCAGGCGCCAGCGGGTCCGAGCTTAGATCGCCGGGGCATCGTCGCGCCACTACCCGCGCATGGGATGGTCGTCACACACCCGGCCGTGCTAAAGGAACCATGCTGACGCGGGCACCCGCGGCCCACCCTTCCCGGTGCAAGGAACCCTCGCCCCATGAACCTCGTGCGTGCCCGCCTGATCTGTTTCGTAGCCTTCGGCCTTGCCCTGCTTTCCACCATCGCCTCCGCAACCGATGCGCCTGCCGGGGCGACGCCGCAGATGGGCTTCAACAACTGGAACTCTACGCACTGCCGCGACGAGTTCGACGAGGCGATGATCCGCGGGATCGCCGACAAGTTCGCCAGCCTCGGCCTGAAGGACGCGGGCTACACCTACGTCAACGTGGACGACTGCTGGGCCAACTGGCAGCGCGGCGCCGACGGCAGCCTGCAGCCGAATCCGAAGCGCTTCCCCAGCGGGATGAAGGCGCTCGCCGACTACATCCACTCACGCGGCCTGAAGTTCGGCGTCTACTCCAGCGCGGGCACCTCGACCTGCGAGCCACTGCAGGAAAATCGTGGCTTCCCGGGCGGCCTCGGCCACGAGAAGCAGGACGCCGCCTCGCTCGCGGCCTGGGGCGTGGATTACCTCAAATACGATAACTGCCACAACGAGAAGGTCGACGCGAAGCAGCGTTATACCGCCATGGCCGAGGCCCTGCGCGCGACTGGGCGGCCGATCTTCTACAGCCTGTGCGAGTGGGGCGAGAACAAGCCCTGGCTGTGGGCGGCAAAGGCGCCGGTGATGGCCCAGTCCTGGCGGACCACCGGCGACATCACCGACACCTACGAGTCGATGCTGAAGATCTTCAGGCAGAACGTCGTGCTCGACGCCTACGCCAGCCCGGGCCACTGGAACGACCCGGACATGCTCGAGGTCGGCAACGGCGGCATGACCGACGTCGAGTACCGCAGCCATTTCAGCCTGTGGTCGATCATGGCGTCTCCCCTGCTGATCGGCACCGACCTGCGCACGATCAAGCCGGCAGCCCTGCAGATCCTGCTCAACAAGGAAGTGATCGCTGTCGACCAAGACCCCCTCGGCATGCAGGGCAAGCAGGTCCGCGACGCCGGCGGCGTGCACGTCATCGTCAAACCGATGAAGGACGGCAGCAAGGCCGTGGTCGTGTTCAACGAGACGGGCAAGCCCGTGGACGCGAGGGTAGCCACGAGCGAGATCGGGCTCGCCGCGGGCACGTACCACGTGCGTGACCTGTGGGCCCACGCACAGGTCGACGGCGATGGTTCGCTCACGGTCACCCTGCCCGCCCATGCGACGGCGATCTACCGGATCACCCGCCGCTGAGCGCGCGGGCGACCCGCGAGGCATAAAAAAAGGCGCCCCATTGGGACGCCTTCTTCGAATAATGGTCGGGGTGGCGAGATTCGAACTCGCGACCACTACACCCCCAGCGTAGTGCGCTACCAGGCTGCGCTACACCCCGACAAGCAAACGATTGTAGCAGCTTCGCCCCGGCCTGCGGAAGCAGGATCAGCGGCGCAGCAGCGTAAGCACTTCTTCCAGTTCCAGGCGGACCTGGCGCACGATCTGGTGCGACATGGTGGCTTCGATGCGGGCCTGGGGGCCCTCCAGCCGGGCGCGGGCGCCGGTGATGGTGAAGCCTTCGTCGTACAGCAGCGAGCGGATCTGGCGGATCATGAGCACGTCGTGGCGCTGGTAGTAGCGGCGGTTGCCACGGCGCTTGACGGGCTTGAGGGCCGGGAATTCCTGCTCCCAGTAGCGAAGGACATGCGGCTTGACGCCGCAAAGCTCGCTCACTTCACCAATGGTGAAGTAGCGCTTCGCCGGGATAGCCGGAAGTTCGGTGTTATTCCCTGGATCCAGCATAGCCCTCGACTCTTACCTTGAGTTTCTGGCCAGGACGGAAGGTGACAACCCGCCGGGCCGAGATGGGGATTTCTTCGCCGGTCTTCGGATTACGACCGGGCCGCTGATTCTTCTGTCGCAGGTCGAAGTTGCCGAAGCCCGACAATTTCACCTGCTCGCCTTTCTCGAGGGCCTCGCGCACGACCTCGAAATACGCGTCCACGAATTCCTTGGCCTCACGCTTGTTGAGGCCCACGTCGAGGAAAAGCCGCTCGGCCATTTCCGCCTTGGTCAGCGCCATCTTATCCTCGCAATCTCGCCTTGCATGTCTGCTCCAATGCTTTCACCGCTTCTGCCACGCGAGCGTCGGCATCGTCGTCGGTAAGGGTGCGTGAAGCGTCCTGTAAAATCAAGCCCATAGCGAGACTCTTTCGTCCTTCGTCGACTCCCTTGCCGACATACCGGTCGAACAGCCTCACCTCCTTGAGCACCTCGCCCAGCGCGGCGCGCACGGCGCCCTCCACGCTGGCCCAGGCCACGTCCTCGGGAAGATCCATGGCGATGTCGCGGCGAACGGCCGGGAACCGCGCCACGCGGGTGGCACTGGGCATCCGGCGGGCGAGGATCAGCTCCAGCGCCAGCTCCATCACGTGGACGTCCGGGCCGAGGTCCAGCGCTTTGGCCAGCGCCGGGTGCAGCGCACCCAGGAAGCCGGCCGGCTGGCCGTCGCGCAGCACGCGGGCGCCGCGGCCCGGATGCAGCCAGGCCGGAAGATCCTGTGCGTCGACCGACCAGCGCTGCGGCTCACCCGTGTGGGCGACCAGCGCGTCGAGGTCGCCCTTGAGGTCGAAGAAGTCGACCGCGCGGGAGGCATCGCCCCACTGCTCGGCACGGGCATTGCCCGACGCGACCAGGGCGACGCGGCCGATTTCGTCCGGGGCACCGCCGGTGGCATGGAAGCTGCGCGCCACTTCGAACAGGCGCACGCGCTCCTGCTGGCGGGCGCGGTTGTGACGGAGGGCGTCGACCAGGCCCGGGAGCAGCGAGGTGCGCATCACCGCCAGGTCGGCCGACAGCGGGTTGGCCAGCGGGACCCATGCATGGTCGAGCTGCCAGGTCTTGAGCAGGTCGGCATTGACGAAGGACAGGGTCACGGCCTCGAAGTAGCCACGGGCCGCGATCTGGTCGCGCAGGGCCATCTCCGGCAGGCGCGCCTCGGCCACCGGCTCCAGGGCGATCTTGCCGGCCGGGGTGGTGGTCGGGATGCGCTCGTAGCCGTGGATGCGGGCGACCTCTTCGATCAGGTCTTCCTCGCGCTCGATGTCGAAGCGACTGCTCGGCGGGGTGACCCGCCAGCCGTCGGCGACCTCTTCGACGCCCATGCCCAGCGCGGTGAAGATGCGGGTGACTTCGGCGGCGGCGACATCGATGCCGAGCACGCGGCGCAGGCGCGCATGGCGCAGCAGCACCGGCGCATGGTCACGCAGGTCGTCCAGGCGCTCGGCCACGGTGACCGGACCGGCCTGGCCACCGGCGATCTGGATCAGCAGCCCGGTGGCGCGTTCCAGCGCACGTGCCGGCAGGGCCGGGTCCACGCCGCGCTCGAAGCGATGCGATGCATCGGTGTGCATGCCGAGCTTGCGGGCACGGCCCATGATGGCGGCCGGCGCGAAGTGCGCCGCCTCCAGGAACACGTTGCGGGTGGCATCGGTCACGCGGGAATCGAAACCGCCCATGACACCGGCCACCGCCAGGCCCTTGCCCTCGTCGGCGATGACGACGAAGGACGGATCGAGCTTTGCCTCGCTGCCATCGAGCAGTTTGAGCACTTCGCCCTGGCCCGCGTGGCGAACGACGATGCTGCCGCTGAGCTGGTCGTTGTCGAACGCGTGCAGCGGCTGGCCCAGTTCCATCATCACGTAGTTGGTGACGTCGACGACCGGGCTGATCGGGCGCAGGCCGGCGCGGCGCAGGCGTTCGGCCATCCACAGCGGCGTCTTTGCGGTGGTGTCCACGCCTTCGATGACGCGGCCGAGGTAGCGCGGCGCATCGGCACCGGCTTCCAGGCGCACCGCGCGCGTCGCGCTGCCGGTGACGGCCACGGCGCTGCCGCCGACGGCGCGCACATGGCTACCGAACAGGGCCGCGACGTCATGGGCCAGGCCATGCAGGCCGAGCACGTCGGGACGGTTCGGGGTGATCTTCAGCTCAATGCTGGCGTCCGGCAGGCCGAGGTAGTCGGCAAGCGGGGTGCCGACGGGGGCATCGGCGGGCAGTTCGAGCAGGCCGGAGGCATCGGCATCGATGCCCAGCTCCTTCGCGGAGCAGAGCATGCCGAACGACTCGACGCCGCGCAGCTTCGCGGCCTTGATCTGGATGCCGCCGGGCAGGTTCGCACCCACCGTGGCCAGCGGCACGCGAATGCCGACGCGGGCATTGGGCGCGCCACAGACGATCTGGACCAGCTCGCCCTGCCCTGCATCGACCTTGCACACCTGCAGGCGGTCGGCTTCGGGATGTTTGCTGGCTTCGACGATTTCAGCGACGACCACGCCGTCCAGGCCATCGCCCAGCGGCGTGACGTCCTCGACTTCCAGGCCGGACATCGTCAGCGCATGCACCAGGGCCGCGCGGTCCGCGTCGACGTCCACCAGTTCGCGCAGCCAGTTTTCGGAGAATTTCATGTAGGCGACTCGTAAGCGTTGGGGTCGGCGAAGCTCAGGCGAACTGGCGCAGGAAGCGCATGTCGTTCTCGAAGAACGCGCGCAGGTCGCTCACGCCGTAACGCAGCATGGCGAAACGCTCCACGCCCAGGCCAAAGGCAAAACCGGTGTAGCGCTCCGGGTCGATGCCGCAGTTCGCCAGCACGGTCGGATGGACCATGCCGCAACCGAGCACTTCCAGCCAGCGCGTGCTGCCGTCTTCGGCGTCCCAGCGGATATCCAC
This window harbors:
- the pheT gene encoding phenylalanine--tRNA ligase subunit beta — translated: MKFSENWLRELVDVDADRAALVHALTMSGLEVEDVTPLGDGLDGVVVAEIVEASKHPEADRLQVCKVDAGQGELVQIVCGAPNARVGIRVPLATVGANLPGGIQIKAAKLRGVESFGMLCSAKELGIDADASGLLELPADAPVGTPLADYLGLPDASIELKITPNRPDVLGLHGLAHDVAALFGSHVRAVGGSAVAVTGSATRAVRLEAGADAPRYLGRVIEGVDTTAKTPLWMAERLRRAGLRPISPVVDVTNYVMMELGQPLHAFDNDQLSGSIVVRHAGQGEVLKLLDGSEAKLDPSFVVIADEGKGLAVAGVMGGFDSRVTDATRNVFLEAAHFAPAAIMGRARKLGMHTDASHRFERGVDPALPARALERATGLLIQIAGGQAGPVTVAERLDDLRDHAPVLLRHARLRRVLGIDVAAAEVTRIFTALGMGVEEVADGWRVTPPSSRFDIEREEDLIEEVARIHGYERIPTTTPAGKIALEPVAEARLPEMALRDQIAARGYFEAVTLSFVNADLLKTWQLDHAWVPLANPLSADLAVMRTSLLPGLVDALRHNRARQQERVRLFEVARSFHATGGAPDEIGRVALVASGNARAEQWGDASRAVDFFDLKGDLDALVAHTGEPQRWSVDAQDLPAWLHPGRGARVLRDGQPAGFLGALHPALAKALDLGPDVHVMELALELILARRMPSATRVARFPAVRRDIAMDLPEDVAWASVEGAVRAALGEVLKEVRLFDRYVGKGVDEGRKSLAMGLILQDASRTLTDDDADARVAEAVKALEQTCKARLRG
- a CDS encoding serine protease, encoding MAVLAKWTIAAAIGLACAGTTAAAATLDAALLPRVRAATFEVVSARADDSKVVYEKPLPLDQMPYQERTDKYASIGTAFAIGDNRFVTALHVFADGIGSLRGPLSLRDEQGHVYAVDKVLRFSPQQDFVEFSLVQPPRVQPLEVEASPGTNESVFAVGNALGTGVVLRDGLYTSDTPEEVDGRWKWIRFSAPASPGNSGGPLIDEKGKVIGVVLRKSPSENLNYALPIHYVLDASDKEAVVDLPQDFGVAYSTETRHSRLHDSVALPLTQAAFNTRLATMVDTSLAKESQAWLKERAATLYPQGVKSHDLLTRIAWTGSTPALISQDSAGTWVRPADDSAERSPLSNKGYIDHTAQNDVVLWHIHSEADAPAITGGRAVMDPFLTLGFVTRKVGQERIKVTSLGDPASTETFTDRLGRTWHADAFSVPFLNAYLLMVTTPVPDGAVGMLKVSMAKDKFEHALQMRLMTDMEDVAYTGTLAQWQAFLAHGAPASVLKNATLGHDGQGVTLAIDGLRARWPASLVPAGTRTDVAMASGWTMEDGKAELHVERLALSQEDSPNAVVYLDRYERPFDDSSQAANDVWNDVVKHAHPRDGKPYESDEWRLITRVYDPAQPQSASHVYTLGYGLRDKTSDDDMKARLADASRGTEVPGAKAAPANATAAAAPPSP
- a CDS encoding glycoside hydrolase family 27 protein, which translates into the protein MNLVRARLICFVAFGLALLSTIASATDAPAGATPQMGFNNWNSTHCRDEFDEAMIRGIADKFASLGLKDAGYTYVNVDDCWANWQRGADGSLQPNPKRFPSGMKALADYIHSRGLKFGVYSSAGTSTCEPLQENRGFPGGLGHEKQDAASLAAWGVDYLKYDNCHNEKVDAKQRYTAMAEALRATGRPIFYSLCEWGENKPWLWAAKAPVMAQSWRTTGDITDTYESMLKIFRQNVVLDAYASPGHWNDPDMLEVGNGGMTDVEYRSHFSLWSIMASPLLIGTDLRTIKPAALQILLNKEVIAVDQDPLGMQGKQVRDAGGVHVIVKPMKDGSKAVVVFNETGKPVDARVATSEIGLAAGTYHVRDLWAHAQVDGDGSLTVTLPAHATAIYRITRR
- the ihfA gene encoding integration host factor subunit alpha, which codes for MALTKAEMAERLFLDVGLNKREAKEFVDAYFEVVREALEKGEQVKLSGFGNFDLRQKNQRPGRNPKTGEEIPISARRVVTFRPGQKLKVRVEGYAGSRE
- a CDS encoding MerR family transcriptional regulator, translated to MLDPGNNTELPAIPAKRYFTIGEVSELCGVKPHVLRYWEQEFPALKPVKRRGNRRYYQRHDVLMIRQIRSLLYDEGFTITGARARLEGPQARIEATMSHQIVRQVRLELEEVLTLLRR
- a CDS encoding sensor domain-containing diguanylate cyclase; translated protein: MSIDDAILAEDIGVYRTLLESTRAIPWKIDWATLRFAYIGPQIEELLGWSPQSWQTVQDWADRMHPEDREWVFNFCVAQSQAGIDHEADYRALRKDGEFVWIRDVVHVVRNDDGTPNALIGFMFDISERKRTEEKLLDMQRELEELSFKDGLTGVANRRRFDMVMEARWRDARALRQSLSVVVLDIDYFKQYNDCYGHLEGDECLKRVASALSGIVRGSDDLLCRFGGEEFVLLLPNTDEATAMALAWRCLDLVDKALIPHAGSGTGKRLTLSAGVNTLVPKDDDDVLGFLSRADRRLYMAKERGRHRVVAEGA